From the Tripterygium wilfordii isolate XIE 37 chromosome 6, ASM1340144v1, whole genome shotgun sequence genome, one window contains:
- the LOC119999369 gene encoding uncharacterized protein LOC119999369, translating into MLKMEVVIPARTMDFDFNSARSSPCSNIPSTPKRFGDYTSLSAPTSPTRISEFYREFENFLINDSRSGGAPFHWEEMPKSPNKNVVAAADDDFAFDFSEDLEKTSLTAEELFDGGVIRPLKPPPRLQFGNRVDDSSKSPLLSPRSPRSPKEIIRNVFSPRMKKVSDPFAAAAENTRKQVENGRGRDRVAGLPRNSSRRGARSLSPYRVSQFRWEEEKQQPQPQQQKQAVAKQSQVNSESTVNSSSKSSSRRWKIKDFLLFRSASEGRASDRDPLRKYSGLSRKQEDVKGSSFRSTDGSGLGTGSKRRGRVSAHELHYTKNKAAAEDLKRRTYLPYKTGILGVLGFS; encoded by the coding sequence ATGTTAAAGATGGAAGTGGTGATACCTGCAAGAACCATGGATTTCGATTTCAACAGTGCCAGATCTTCTCCTTGCTCCAATATTCCTTCTACTCCGAAACGTTTCGGCGATTATACTTCCCTTAGTGCTCCAACCAGCCCCACTCGCATCTCTGAGTTCTACCGTGAGTTCGAGAATTTTCTGATTAATGATTCAAGAAGCGGTGGTGCTCCTTTCCATTGGGAAGAAATGCCTAAATCGCCGAACAAGAACGTCGTCGCCGCTGCGGATGATGATTTCGCTTTTGATTTCAGCGAAGACTTGGAGAAGACCTCTCTCACAGCCGAAGAACTCTTTGATGGCGGAGTGATTCGGCCGCTGAAACCTCCACCGCGGCTCCAATTCGGGAACAGAGTCGATGACTCCTCGAAAAGCCCTCTTTTGTCTCCAAGATCGCCCAGATCTCCAAAGGAGATCATTCGGAATGTCTTTTCACCGAGGATGAAGAAAGTTTCAGATCCGTTTGCGGCAGCAGCGGAAAATACCCGTAAACAAGTCGAAAATGGGAGAGGAAGAGACAGAGTTGCAGGTTTGCCCAGAAATTCAAGCCGGAGAGGAGCAAGATCACTTTCTCCTTACAGAGTATCGCAATTTCGATGGGAAGAAGAGAAACAGCAACCACAACCACAACAACAAAAGCAAGCCGTAGCAAAGCAATCGCAAGTGAATTCAGAGTCTACTGTTAATTCTTCTTCAAAGAGTTCTTCGAGAAGATGGAAAATCAAGGATTTTCTGTTGTTTCGAAGCGCATCTGAGGGAAGAGCATCAGATAGAGATCCTCTCAGGAAATACTCTGGTTTGTCTCGGAAACAAGAGGATGTGAAGGGCTCAAGCTTTCGGTCCACAGACGGGTCGGGTTTAGGGACCGGGTCGAAGCGAAGAGGACGAGTGTCGGCCCACGAGTTGCATTACACCAAAAACAAAGCTGCCGCAGAGGATTTGAAGAGAAGAACATACCTGCCATACAAAACTGGCATTCTTGGGGTACTGGGATTCAGTTGA
- the LOC119999372 gene encoding uncharacterized protein LOC119999372: MSMPIAEQPPAVVLPEQSYSNHTGHPSIGPVIAVVVIIIILGGLAGMIGRLCSGRRIMGYGDYDIGSWAERKCSSCIDGRISPSPPRPEVSATSTPVTLPVQANQDPKSEELSPQNPASNTDSS, encoded by the coding sequence ATGTCAATGCCAATAGCAGAGCAGCCACCAGCAGTGGTTTTGCCAGAACAATCTTACAGCAACCACACAGGGCACCCTTCAATTGGACCGGTTATTGCTGTGGTGGTAATAATCATCATATTGGGTGGACTGGCAGGGATGATCGGTAGGCTTTGCTCAGGAAGGAGAATCATGGGGTATGGTGATTATGATATAGGAAGTTGGGCTGAAAGAAAGTGCTCTTCTTGCATTGATGGCAGAATCAGCCCTTCACCACCAAGGCCTGAAGTGTCTGCCACTTCTACTCCGGTAACACTTCCAGTTCAGGCAAATCAAGATCCCAAGTCAGAAGAATTATCTCCTCAAAACCCAGCTTCTAACACCGACTCTTCTTAA
- the LOC119999371 gene encoding thioredoxin-like protein HCF164, chloroplastic, translating to MGSAPKNSMSMFCLKWPWEINQKHESPNVCTFEGPWLFRSLRTLGSIAFSSFNSGSSSYLWMDAFNPINLIGGTNKTLKSRKNILTPEKQGEAEPRAFASALASQKEATVIEFYSPKCRLCNSLLNFVLEVEGRNSGWLNIVMADAENEKWLPELLHYDIRYVPCFVLLDKKGRALAKTGVPSSRLHVVAGLSHLLKMKNPKNNNC from the exons ATGGGTTCTGCTCCAAAAAACTCTATGTCTATGTTTTGCCTAAAATGGCCGTGGGAGATTAACCAAAAGCATGAAAGTCCTAATGTCTGTACCTTTGAGGGTCCGTGGCTGTTCAGATCCTTGCGAACTCTTGGATCCATTGCTTTCTCATCCTTTAACTCAGGGTCGTCTTCTTATTTGTGGATGGATGCTTTTAACCCCATCAACTTGATAGGTGGAACAAATAAAACTTTGAAGTCACGTAAAAATATATTAACTCCCGAAAAGCAAGGGGAAGCAGAGCCTAGGGCATTTGCATCTGCATTGGCCAGTCAAAAGGAGGCTACAGTGATTGAGTTCTATTCTCCCAAATGCAGGTTGTGTAATTCCCTACTAAATTTTGTCTTGGAGGTAGAGGGTAGGAACTCAGGCTGGCTCAACATTGTCATGGCAGATGCAGAGAATGAAAAGTGGCTGCCTGAG CTCCTCCATTATGACATTAGATATGTTCCCTGCTTTGTATTGCTGGACAAAAAGGGGAGGGCATTGGCAAAGACTGGTGTTCCTAGCAGTCGCCTGCATGTGGTAGCGGGTCTCTCTCATCTTCTCAAAATGAAAAATCCCAAGAATAATAATTGCTAG
- the LOC119999370 gene encoding protein MIZU-KUSSEI 1, which translates to MPSVHSSPYHKMDNPILSLLRHATTTTTDHQIHQKRRKSPSFGGLMKVFKLFPMLTSGCKMVALLGRPRKPMLKDNATTGTIFGYRKGRVSLAIQEDPHCLPMFVIELPMYSTTLHKEMASDDIVRLALESETKSHKKKLLEEFVWAVYCNGRKVGYSIRRKQMSDDELHVMQLLRGVSMGAGVLPGPNNNEKESLDGELTYIRARFERVVGSKDSEALYMINPDGAAGPELSIFFLRAH; encoded by the coding sequence atgccTTCTGTGCACTCTAGTCCATACCACAAGATGGACAATCCAATATTGTCTCTGCTCCGGCACGCTACGACGACTACTACTGATCATCAGATCCATCAAAAGCGCAGAAAATCCCCTTCTTTTGGTGGCCTAATGAAGGTTTTCAAGCTTTTTCCTATGTTAACTTCAGGCTGCAAGATGGTTGCCTTGTTGGGTAGGCCAAGGAAGCCTATGTTGAAGGACAATGCGACGACCGGAACGATTTTCGGGTACCGGAAAGGCAGAGTGAGTCTAGCCATTCAAGAGGATCCTCATTGTTTGCCAATGTTTGTGATTGAATTGCCAATGTATTCAACCACATTACACAAAGAAATGGCATCTGATGACATAGTTAGGCTTGCATTAGAGAGTGAGACAAAGAGTCATAAGAAGAAGTTATTGGAGGAGTTTGTTTGGGCTGTGTATTGTAATGGAAGAAAAGTTGGGTATTCTATTAGGAGGAAACAGATGTCTGATGATGAGCTTCATGTGATGCAACTGCTGAGAGGAGTCTCCATGGGTGCAGGTGTTCTTCCTGGTCCTAATAACAACGAGAAGGAATCGCTTGATGGGGAATTGACATACATTCGAGCGCGATTCGAGCGAGTCGTCGGATCGAAAGACTCTGAAGCTCTGTATATGATTAATCCAGATGGTGCAGCAGGGCCTGAACTTAGTATTTTCTTCTTAAGGGCTCATTAG